One stretch of Pseudodesulfovibrio senegalensis DNA includes these proteins:
- a CDS encoding rod-binding protein yields MVESSFGAEAAVSSAAQKELIKFKTQMDGLKERLAAAPDKEGKLREACKDFEAVFISKMWKEMKNTVPKGGVFGSKQSEMYMSMFDRDFAEKMADSGGIGLGDMLYDQLKDKLKQSSRDALAGKVAIKPLENGSAGIALSPADRGGVTPGQGLGNRTIDQWLGNESASVQGKEGLAEHNESVVDAALSDTEVKARLDALTRRIEGRRSASRAASSAYGESSASADDENIGRKLARIG; encoded by the coding sequence ATGGTCGAATCCTCATTTGGTGCAGAAGCCGCGGTAAGCAGTGCCGCTCAAAAGGAACTCATCAAGTTCAAGACGCAGATGGACGGTCTCAAGGAGCGGCTGGCGGCCGCTCCGGACAAGGAAGGCAAGCTTCGCGAGGCATGCAAGGATTTTGAAGCCGTATTCATTTCCAAGATGTGGAAGGAAATGAAGAACACCGTGCCCAAGGGCGGGGTGTTCGGCAGCAAGCAGAGCGAAATGTACATGTCCATGTTCGACCGCGATTTTGCCGAGAAAATGGCAGATTCCGGCGGCATTGGTCTTGGCGACATGCTGTACGACCAGCTCAAGGACAAGCTCAAGCAGAGTAGCCGGGACGCTCTGGCCGGCAAGGTGGCCATCAAGCCGCTTGAAAACGGCAGTGCGGGCATAGCCCTCAGTCCCGCGGACAGGGGAGGGGTTACGCCCGGACAAGGCCTTGGCAATCGTACCATCGATCAGTGGTTGGGCAATGAATCCGCAAGCGTTCAGGGGAAAGAGGGTTTGGCTGAACACAATGAATCCGTTGTCGATGCCGCCCTCAGCGATACGGAGGTCAAGGCCCGTCTGGATGCGTTGACACGCCGTATCGAAGGTCGCCGCAGTGCGTCCCGCGCCGCTTCCTCCGCCTATGGAGAAAGCTCGGCTTCCGCAGACGATGAGAACATTGGCAGGAAACTTGCTCGAATAGGGTAG
- the flgN gene encoding flagellar export chaperone FlgN yields the protein MLLSALLEEEFARLQKRNPRGVSRIELSIQELLRQIAAERFSLKRMCQAIDPEAEQVHMLYSSMDETTQQAFGSMLAMLDKMEQKCGLQAAKNQELAQALLDQSSSLLNFMHKEIQPKKRDAYSARGRFVGAGSSQATILRGRL from the coding sequence ATGTTGTTGAGTGCCTTGTTGGAGGAAGAATTTGCCCGCTTGCAAAAGCGTAATCCCCGTGGCGTATCCCGCATAGAGCTTTCTATTCAGGAACTTCTGCGCCAGATCGCGGCTGAGCGGTTTTCCCTGAAAAGAATGTGTCAGGCCATTGATCCTGAGGCCGAACAGGTGCACATGCTGTATTCGTCCATGGACGAGACGACCCAGCAGGCCTTTGGTTCCATGCTGGCGATGCTTGACAAGATGGAACAGAAGTGTGGTCTGCAGGCCGCAAAGAATCAGGAGCTGGCGCAGGCGCTGCTGGACCAGAGCTCTTCGCTTTTGAATTTCATGCACAAGGAAATCCAGCCCAAGAAGCGTGACGCCTATTCGGCCAGAGGTCGCTTCGTGGGGGCGGGTTCGTCGCAGGCGACCATTTTGAGAGGGAGGCTGTAG
- the flgK gene encoding flagellar hook-associated protein FlgK has translation MAFGANSILDVGRWALFASQVQLSVTGNNIANVDTEGYSRRSAVLEEGINIDYKPGQMGTGVQVKEIQRHFDELVERLYYDQASLRDKWGALYEQLQSVESLFNESSGIGVSDSLSTYFNSWNDLSQRPENYGTRQDVVNQGTTLASTISQADSSLNDMQERIDAMIDQEVMNANNIMGQIADVNRRINVHDIPGSNNANALYDERARLVRELGEIVDINYIDNGLGNVTITTKAGQTLVDGEEHFYLEFGAPYAEQDLELDSTFEGQVYFEGDSNFEYTIEFMASNSGTTDAGIVSNSGNAAQFRVSLDGGNTWLTNPDGSTRYFAARPDEGKVNVEGVSIWFGSATDPKGDPTGTLKKGDTFTIRPSRTLFWVENTSHKQNITPQADFTGQENPERLTGGKLGAYFSLRDQYVGRYREKLDTLAHNLIWEVNRTHSQGAGLQNYTSLDGTYSVDAIDRPLASDSTGLAFGDKLQSGSSFVYIYDPDTGAMLSNAALDFDPATPGTQMFDPNQHSMQDVVDAYNNTFGSFMTAGIVNNRIHLQAKDGYEFTFGADSAGLNAALGLNTYFEGDDAGTISVNDTIATDLDFLAAGHVNGAGEVNSGDNYVALALYGLREQDVEMYTPMEGSTKQTLMEYYNGLVGNVGADTNNVKFSYDFTNSLATDLDDRQQQVSGVNLDEEMSNLIKFQHSYTAAAKLITTADQMLQTVLSLKP, from the coding sequence ATGGCGTTCGGGGCCAATTCCATACTTGATGTCGGGCGCTGGGCCCTTTTCGCCTCGCAGGTGCAGCTTTCTGTCACCGGTAACAACATTGCCAATGTTGATACCGAGGGCTACAGCCGACGTTCCGCAGTTCTCGAAGAAGGCATCAACATCGACTACAAGCCCGGCCAGATGGGCACGGGCGTTCAGGTCAAGGAAATCCAGCGTCATTTCGACGAGCTGGTCGAGCGGCTGTATTATGATCAGGCTTCCCTGAGGGACAAGTGGGGCGCCCTGTACGAACAGCTGCAGAGCGTGGAGAGCCTGTTCAACGAGTCTTCGGGCATCGGCGTGAGCGATTCGCTTTCAACATATTTCAATTCCTGGAACGATCTCAGCCAGCGTCCGGAAAACTACGGAACGCGTCAGGACGTGGTCAACCAGGGCACGACCCTTGCCTCGACCATTTCCCAGGCAGACAGCTCCCTGAACGACATGCAGGAACGCATTGACGCCATGATCGATCAGGAGGTCATGAACGCCAACAACATCATGGGTCAGATCGCCGATGTGAACCGGCGCATCAACGTGCATGATATTCCGGGCAGCAACAACGCCAACGCCCTGTATGACGAACGGGCGCGCCTGGTCCGCGAGCTGGGCGAGATCGTGGACATCAATTACATCGACAACGGTCTGGGCAACGTGACCATCACCACCAAGGCTGGCCAGACCCTGGTGGACGGTGAAGAACATTTTTATCTCGAGTTCGGGGCGCCCTATGCGGAGCAGGATCTTGAGCTGGATTCCACGTTCGAGGGGCAGGTCTATTTCGAGGGTGATTCGAACTTTGAGTATACCATCGAGTTCATGGCTTCCAACTCGGGAACCACGGATGCGGGCATTGTCAGCAATTCCGGGAATGCCGCCCAGTTCAGGGTTTCGTTGGACGGTGGCAACACCTGGCTGACCAACCCGGATGGCAGCACGCGCTATTTTGCGGCCCGTCCGGATGAGGGCAAGGTCAATGTCGAGGGCGTTTCCATATGGTTCGGTTCCGCCACAGATCCCAAGGGCGACCCCACCGGAACGCTTAAGAAAGGCGATACCTTTACCATCCGACCCAGCCGCACGCTTTTCTGGGTGGAAAACACCTCTCACAAGCAAAACATCACCCCACAGGCGGATTTCACGGGGCAGGAAAACCCCGAACGCCTGACCGGCGGCAAGCTCGGCGCGTATTTTTCTTTGCGGGATCAGTATGTGGGGCGTTATCGCGAAAAGTTGGATACGCTCGCCCACAACCTGATTTGGGAAGTGAACCGCACGCACAGCCAGGGCGCGGGATTGCAAAATTACACCAGCCTGGATGGTACCTACAGCGTGGATGCCATTGACCGGCCGCTTGCCAGCGATTCCACGGGGCTTGCCTTTGGTGACAAGCTTCAGTCCGGCAGCAGCTTCGTCTACATTTACGATCCGGATACCGGTGCGATGCTTTCCAACGCCGCATTGGATTTCGACCCGGCCACGCCCGGTACCCAGATGTTTGATCCGAATCAACATTCCATGCAGGATGTGGTTGATGCCTATAACAACACCTTTGGTTCGTTCATGACCGCAGGTATCGTCAACAACCGCATTCACCTTCAGGCCAAGGACGGGTACGAATTCACGTTCGGCGCGGATTCCGCGGGGCTGAATGCTGCGCTCGGCTTGAATACGTATTTTGAAGGGGACGATGCCGGAACCATTTCTGTCAACGACACCATTGCCACGGACCTTGATTTTTTGGCTGCCGGGCATGTGAACGGCGCCGGGGAAGTCAATTCGGGCGACAACTACGTGGCTCTGGCCCTGTATGGCCTGCGCGAGCAGGATGTCGAGATGTACACGCCCATGGAAGGGTCCACCAAGCAGACGTTGATGGAATACTACAACGGGTTGGTGGGCAACGTGGGTGCCGATACCAACAACGTCAAGTTCAGTTACGATTTTACTAATTCGCTGGCAACGGATCTGGACGACCGGCAGCAGCAGGTTTCCGGAGTCAACCTTGATGAGGAAATGAGCAATCTCATCAAGTTCCAGCATTCCTACACGGCTGCAGCCAAGCTTATTACCACGGCGGACCAGATGCTCCAGACCGTGCTTTCGCTCAAGCCGTAA
- the flgL gene encoding flagellar hook-associated protein FlgL: MYRVSQQMLFSRYVNNMNTSLTDLMDLNIKSQTMKRVNKPSDDPTGMMRILDHRDVIRSLDQYQENVDTAKGWLGRSDDTLQQASTLLTRAKELATQAATGTLSADNREEISYELRSLFDQMIGLSNTEFEGKSIYSGHKTDGNAFEKIMWMTTNDKNLNNNNTFRVEGTSETTVLVQFYDTSDTAAPGDTMALNDPNLGIRYSSDGGDSWKDGTVAFAGGEARLQMPGSGTSVVFNNNSDVRINSHDDENDGRGTWLWLRPSARYLGDDVDSVDVDKMGSGTGVYEAEASGSFPHGNVMVRIDNDSAVDFDEEIEYSFSIDGGLTWKTGNRAYADATASNAVLSIQPGGVLTLNSNGGNTLQPGTQFVIHPRTADINLDISETESVRVNDIGKDLFGGIYQDPDVTISNGGNATLLGSSNAMPMFYDNDGQAGMFLAASNASTTENIFEVMGNLIAFTETNNQTGVQQMLASLEVAHEHLMNRAASVGGRENRLSVADNILSGLELNEKELLSNVEDADVTELMTDLAQKQIIYESVLRSSSMIMQMNLTKFI; the protein is encoded by the coding sequence ATGTACAGGGTTTCCCAGCAGATGCTTTTTTCCAGGTACGTGAACAACATGAACACGTCCCTGACAGATCTCATGGATCTGAACATCAAGTCGCAGACCATGAAGCGTGTCAACAAGCCCTCGGACGATCCCACGGGCATGATGCGTATTCTGGACCATCGCGATGTGATTCGTTCCCTTGACCAGTATCAGGAAAACGTGGACACGGCCAAGGGATGGCTGGGGCGTTCGGACGACACCTTGCAGCAGGCCTCCACGCTGTTGACTCGTGCCAAGGAATTGGCAACCCAGGCTGCCACCGGCACGCTCAGCGCGGACAACCGCGAGGAGATCAGTTACGAATTGCGCAGTCTTTTCGATCAGATGATCGGTCTTTCCAACACGGAATTCGAGGGCAAAAGCATTTATTCGGGACACAAGACCGATGGCAACGCCTTTGAAAAGATCATGTGGATGACCACCAACGACAAGAATCTGAACAACAACAATACATTCCGCGTGGAAGGCACCTCGGAAACCACGGTGCTGGTCCAGTTTTACGATACGAGCGACACGGCTGCCCCCGGCGATACCATGGCCCTGAACGATCCCAACCTCGGGATTCGTTACAGTTCGGACGGCGGCGATTCTTGGAAAGACGGAACAGTGGCCTTTGCAGGCGGCGAAGCCCGATTGCAGATGCCGGGAAGCGGCACGTCCGTTGTTTTCAACAACAATTCCGATGTGCGTATCAATAGTCATGATGATGAAAACGACGGGCGGGGCACATGGCTCTGGCTCCGTCCTTCCGCCCGCTATCTTGGCGACGATGTGGACTCCGTGGACGTGGACAAGATGGGCTCTGGGACCGGAGTCTACGAGGCCGAAGCCAGCGGTTCGTTTCCTCACGGCAACGTCATGGTTCGCATCGACAATGATTCTGCCGTGGATTTCGACGAGGAAATTGAATATTCCTTCAGTATCGATGGTGGACTGACCTGGAAAACCGGCAACCGGGCCTATGCGGACGCCACGGCCAGCAATGCGGTACTGAGCATCCAGCCCGGCGGCGTGCTGACCCTGAATTCAAACGGCGGCAATACGTTGCAGCCCGGAACCCAGTTCGTGATTCATCCCCGCACCGCGGATATCAATCTGGACATTTCCGAAACCGAAAGCGTGCGCGTCAACGATATTGGCAAGGATCTTTTCGGCGGTATCTATCAGGATCCGGACGTGACCATATCCAATGGCGGCAACGCAACCCTGCTGGGCAGTTCCAACGCCATGCCCATGTTTTATGACAACGACGGGCAGGCCGGGATGTTCCTGGCTGCGTCCAATGCCTCGACCACCGAGAATATTTTTGAAGTCATGGGCAACCTCATCGCTTTTACGGAAACCAACAACCAGACCGGCGTACAGCAAATGCTGGCCAGTCTGGAGGTGGCGCATGAACATCTGATGAACCGGGCCGCCAGCGTGGGCGGCCGTGAGAACAGGCTCTCGGTTGCGGATAATATTCTTTCCGGTCTTGAGTTGAACGAGAAGGAGTTGCTCAGCAACGTGGAGGATGCGGACGTCACCGAGTTAATGACGGATCTGGCGCAAAAGCAGATCATTTACGAATCCGTGTTGCGTTCGTCGTCCATGATCATGCAGATGAACCTGACCAAGTTTATCTAA
- the csrA gene encoding carbon storage regulator CsrA produces the protein MLILTRKPGESLYLGDNIKLKILNIQGKQIKIGLDVPDDMTVYREEVYLKIKEQNRQALESSQQDLLAAATLWLEKESK, from the coding sequence ATGCTGATTCTGACCCGGAAACCGGGAGAAAGCCTTTATCTGGGCGATAATATCAAGCTGAAGATCCTGAATATTCAGGGGAAGCAGATCAAGATCGGCCTGGACGTACCCGATGACATGACTGTCTATCGGGAAGAGGTGTATTTGAAGATCAAGGAACAGAACCGGCAGGCACTGGAAAGTTCCCAGCAGGACCTGCTCGCGGCGGCGACATTATGGCTAGAGAAAGAAAGCAAGTAA
- the fliW gene encoding flagellar assembly protein FliW has product MARERKQVIQTRLGEREISTDAIVYFPRGLVGLEDKREYVLLQVRDDSPFMLLQCVTDPGLGLLVADPYVFIKDYDVKLDKAEKKILKLSNIRQLAVLVTVTIPQDKPEDTTLNLSGPILVNTEERVGLQAPQIESGYPAWYRLSDKKE; this is encoded by the coding sequence ATGGCTAGAGAAAGAAAGCAAGTAATCCAGACGCGTCTCGGTGAACGCGAAATCAGCACCGACGCGATCGTATATTTTCCCCGTGGGCTGGTGGGCCTTGAGGACAAGCGCGAGTATGTGCTGCTTCAGGTTCGCGATGATTCGCCGTTCATGCTGCTGCAATGTGTGACAGATCCCGGTTTGGGGCTGCTCGTTGCCGATCCGTACGTGTTCATCAAGGACTATGATGTGAAGCTGGACAAGGCGGAAAAGAAAATTCTGAAATTGTCCAATATCCGGCAGTTGGCCGTCCTGGTCACCGTGACCATCCCACAAGACAAGCCCGAAGACACAACGCTCAATCTTTCCGGCCCCATTTTGGTGAACACGGAAGAGAGGGTTGGTCTTCAGGCTCCGCAGATCGAATCCGGATACCCCGCCTGGTATCGGTTGTCGGACAAGAAAGAGTAG
- a CDS encoding flagellar biosynthesis anti-sigma factor FlgM, which produces MAMEIKNLLGEINPYDKKKVNGNTRGAADKASQASTSEGKSDTIAFSSEAKLRSTALHTASEASDIRRQKVNELKEQVRNNSYQPDIKKAAANLIRDDLDLLV; this is translated from the coding sequence ATGGCTATGGAAATCAAAAACCTGCTTGGGGAAATCAATCCCTATGACAAGAAGAAGGTCAACGGAAACACCCGAGGCGCAGCCGACAAGGCTTCTCAGGCTTCAACGTCTGAAGGAAAGTCCGACACCATCGCCTTTTCCTCGGAAGCCAAGCTGCGCAGCACTGCGCTGCATACGGCATCCGAAGCCTCGGACATTCGTCGCCAGAAGGTGAACGAGCTCAAGGAACAGGTCCGCAACAACAGCTACCAGCCGGACATAAAAAAGGCCGCCGCGAATCTCATCCGTGACGACCTTGACCTTCTTGTGTAA
- a CDS encoding DVU0524 family FlgM-associated protein translates to MTNPANVQKMLQTYGKQLTSAKRLARFRRALKLSRSQDEVTISREAKRRELVERIAREIIENLIVSNTENPVVGSILQQLEHETGKQYVFEYPLDGMDVQILHDAQGGPNEVTGPERQEVMQRLWKITLARVDATML, encoded by the coding sequence TTGACAAATCCTGCGAATGTTCAAAAAATGCTGCAGACTTACGGGAAGCAGCTCACCAGTGCCAAGCGGCTTGCCCGCTTTCGAAGAGCACTGAAACTTTCGCGTTCGCAGGATGAAGTAACCATTTCGCGAGAAGCCAAAAGGCGGGAACTTGTGGAACGGATAGCACGAGAAATCATAGAGAACCTGATCGTCAGCAACACGGAAAACCCGGTTGTGGGAAGCATTCTGCAACAACTTGAACATGAGACCGGAAAACAGTACGTGTTCGAATATCCTTTGGACGGCATGGACGTTCAGATTCTGCATGACGCTCAAGGCGGGCCGAACGAAGTCACCGGCCCGGAACGACAGGAAGTCATGCAACGCCTTTGGAAGATAACACTGGCCAGAGTTGATGCAACAATGCTCTAG
- a CDS encoding NAD(+)/NADH kinase yields the protein MSRPVEKVLVVTKPETPAAHSLCAELVEFLSEKNVKTVVCENRKGRDGYPFERDGSFQLVIVLGGDGTLIGVARRMHRLGIPLLGINLGRVGFLTHHSPDDWRPGLADILAGNYAVASRMALDFRVLRSGRYVHSGTVINDLVMGRGSLARLVRLSVLYEGSEVAQLRSDGLIVSTPFGSTAYCVSAGGPLVHPDLSAYCITAICPFLNRFSPLVLPTEHRLAIRVEEGGDVKLTEDGQKGFSLCTGDVVEIVRSRDGFLMVSEPATRYFDKLKNKGFIAER from the coding sequence ATGTCCAGACCCGTAGAAAAAGTGTTGGTGGTCACCAAACCGGAAACACCGGCAGCGCATTCGCTGTGCGCGGAACTTGTCGAATTCTTAAGCGAAAAGAATGTCAAAACCGTTGTTTGCGAAAACCGCAAAGGCCGTGACGGCTATCCGTTTGAACGGGATGGCAGCTTCCAGCTCGTGATTGTTCTCGGCGGAGACGGAACGCTTATCGGCGTTGCCCGGCGAATGCACCGTCTCGGTATTCCGTTGCTGGGAATCAATCTTGGCCGTGTGGGTTTTCTCACCCATCATTCGCCGGACGACTGGCGACCGGGGCTTGCCGACATTCTGGCTGGAAACTATGCTGTGGCTTCACGCATGGCCCTTGATTTTCGTGTCTTGCGTTCCGGGCGTTACGTGCATTCCGGCACGGTCATCAACGATCTGGTCATGGGGCGCGGGTCCTTGGCCCGTTTGGTGCGCCTGAGTGTATTGTATGAGGGCAGCGAAGTTGCGCAGTTGCGGTCTGACGGCCTGATCGTGTCCACGCCGTTCGGTTCCACCGCCTACTGTGTTTCCGCGGGCGGACCGTTGGTTCACCCGGACCTTTCCGCCTATTGCATTACGGCCATTTGCCCTTTTTTGAACCGTTTCAGCCCCCTGGTGCTGCCCACCGAACATCGGCTGGCCATCCGCGTGGAAGAGGGGGGCGATGTCAAGCTTACCGAGGACGGACAAAAGGGTTTTTCCCTGTGCACGGGCGACGTGGTGGAAATCGTTCGATCCCGGGACGGGTTTCTCATGGTTTCCGAACCGGCAACGCGGTATTTTGATAAATTGAAGAACAAGGGTTTCATCGCTGAGAGGTAG
- a CDS encoding ARMT1-like domain-containing protein → MVTDASSFDSVLDINYGIDPELDALLLHLMTENHLEYSIDPGKNASREQIRFMVAMENNEFYAPCSDWMFLQLLKPGLPDQLLAEYIQQWKMFIRLAREHCTDRYIRRRFVGLCRHKFRMALASPIVIPSRLMKRMITILMTQSGIDDPYAEIRRGLNRRAGEVVEGQAFDAAINACRESHPGCTRIDDLRFSINMLEIERLMRISTATDAWEESQFCESELRACGIEQEMDATPREFDGVAEALRGQGDGPLKILMLPKRSGGLMFDIRLIRSLLRMGHKVVLALKEGFYFDHPTFWDRDGDPVLDKALHDAHFVAEDRLSKNELLSIMREYPFVVISDGTRERINPYRTSVTFARAWKECDLILAKGEGKYRRFIQTSHTFTRDIICYFRDEQGSFHLHFKPKAEWVSKFSENYIRGKAESIISKMRQARNDGRTVIFYSGIIGSVPGQVDMAIKVMTTFVADLRTWLDSVFIINPAEHFEEGMDADDLMFMWEMVQRSGYINIWRFQSHSDIERSFDLMGAKVPPVWAGKDATYSTGCTKEMHIALDVQRRQPELQIIGPSPEKFFRRREYGVGKFCDVAIDKCD, encoded by the coding sequence GTGGTCACAGACGCTTCATCGTTCGATTCCGTGCTGGACATCAACTATGGGATCGACCCGGAACTTGATGCCCTGCTGTTGCATCTGATGACCGAGAATCATCTGGAATACAGCATTGATCCCGGCAAGAACGCTTCCAGGGAACAGATCCGGTTCATGGTCGCCATGGAGAACAATGAGTTCTATGCCCCGTGCTCGGACTGGATGTTCCTGCAATTGCTCAAGCCCGGGCTTCCGGACCAGTTGCTTGCCGAATACATTCAGCAATGGAAGATGTTCATACGCCTGGCCCGCGAGCATTGCACGGACCGGTATATCCGCCGCCGTTTCGTGGGGCTTTGTCGCCATAAGTTCCGCATGGCGCTGGCTTCGCCCATAGTTATACCTTCCAGGCTCATGAAGCGTATGATCACCATTCTCATGACCCAGAGCGGTATAGACGACCCGTATGCCGAGATTCGGCGCGGCCTGAACCGCAGGGCCGGCGAGGTTGTGGAAGGGCAGGCCTTTGACGCGGCCATCAACGCCTGCCGGGAATCGCATCCGGGTTGTACGCGTATCGACGATCTGCGTTTCAGCATCAATATGCTTGAGATCGAACGACTCATGCGCATTTCCACGGCTACTGACGCCTGGGAGGAGAGCCAGTTCTGTGAAAGTGAACTCAGGGCCTGCGGCATCGAACAGGAAATGGATGCGACGCCACGCGAGTTCGACGGGGTGGCCGAGGCTTTGCGAGGTCAGGGTGACGGGCCGCTCAAGATTCTCATGCTGCCCAAACGTTCCGGCGGTCTCATGTTCGACATCAGGCTCATACGCTCGCTGTTGCGCATGGGGCACAAGGTGGTGCTGGCTCTCAAGGAGGGCTTTTATTTCGACCATCCCACATTCTGGGATCGGGACGGCGATCCTGTGCTGGACAAAGCCTTGCACGATGCCCATTTCGTAGCCGAGGACCGTCTTTCGAAAAACGAACTGCTGTCCATCATGCGGGAATATCCGTTCGTGGTCATTTCCGACGGTACGCGCGAACGCATAAATCCCTATCGCACCAGCGTGACTTTTGCCCGGGCCTGGAAGGAGTGCGATTTGATCCTGGCCAAGGGCGAAGGCAAGTACCGACGTTTCATTCAGACCAGTCACACCTTCACCCGCGACATCATCTGCTATTTCCGGGATGAACAGGGTTCTTTTCACCTGCACTTCAAGCCCAAGGCCGAATGGGTCAGCAAGTTCAGCGAGAACTACATACGCGGCAAGGCCGAGTCCATCATTTCCAAAATGCGCCAGGCCCGAAACGACGGCAGGACCGTGATCTTCTATTCCGGCATCATTGGCAGCGTTCCCGGGCAGGTGGATATGGCCATCAAGGTCATGACCACCTTCGTGGCCGACCTGCGCACGTGGCTGGATTCCGTTTTCATCATCAATCCGGCGGAACATTTTGAAGAAGGCATGGATGCGGACGACCTCATGTTCATGTGGGAAATGGTGCAGCGCAGCGGGTACATAAACATCTGGCGGTTCCAGAGTCATTCGGATATTGAAAGGTCCTTCGACCTCATGGGGGCCAAGGTGCCGCCGGTCTGGGCGGGCAAGGATGCCACCTATTCCACCGGGTGCACCAAGGAGATGCATATCGCCCTGGACGTTCAGCGCAGGCAACCGGAGTTGCAGATTATCGGTCCCAGCCCGGAAAAGTTTTTCCGGCGCAGGGAATACGGAGTCGGAAAATTCTGTGACGTGGCCATTGACAAGTGCGACTGA